The window gatgtcgattaaggcaacCCCTCACACAGTTATACAGTTATATTTTATGGAGGTTTAATTCAGTTCTCTTCTCAGTATTTAACTAAATACTCTATCTTTGGTATGAGAGGGACTAGACGtatcactgctcccagtgtggaaagagttttacctggttaAGGAGCCTGAAGGAGTATAAGAAGACGCACCAAAAAGGCCCtaccactgctctctctctgtgtgtggaagGACATTTTCCCAGTCACAGAACCTGAAATCACATGAGAGAATAAAGGCGCGGTGTTCTGACTTATTTCTGACTGAGAATTGCCACATGAAATCATATTGTTTATGATAATGcatgtttatataaggtcccacagttgacaatgcccGTGAGAGCAAACACCAAGCAAtaaggtcgaagaaattgtccatagagctccgagacaggattgtgtcgaggtacagatctggggaagggtaccaaaaattgtctagcattgaaggtccccaagaacacagtggtcaccATCATTCTAGAATGGAAGaagcttggaaccaccaagactcttcctaaagctggccgcctgccaaactgagaaatgggggtagaagggccttggtcagggaggtgaccaagaacccgatggtcactcttgacagagctccagagttcctctgtggagatgtgttagaggaaattatagtttagatgattaattatgtatacattatttattagaaccatttattctaatactattatgttatgatttGAAAAGTATGAGTTTTTGGTtgagctgttactgaaaatgtaagcagaatgAATTAATTGTCTGATGCCTCCTGGGAAATTTAAGGAGGAGGGATAAGATAGTTTTTcaaacagataagaatgttttggttggattccattagtggagagaagtatatcttttagacaggtTGGAATGTAGTTTATGAGGGGAGTAAAACTTCTCTAGGACTGAATACTACCTATTGTAAGGATGGGAGAGGGTgtgaaactgatgatgtcattttatGTTCCCtttctttaaaatgtaatgttctttgtattttgggtcagtactcatcaagaataaatgctgaacttgtttttaagactggtctcttgctaattcatgcaaatgataaacttacaactttccatgaattagaaatgagtgcgaattgaattggttttggcaataaaacataaaggaatttagaattcctctatcaagatgggagaacctcccagaatgacaaccatctctgcagcactccaccaatcaggcctttatagtagagtggccagacggagaCCACTCTTCAGTAATAAGAAcaggacagcccgcttggagccaaaaggcacctaaagactgaactctttggcctgaatgccaagcgtctcgCCTGgcgtaaagcatggtggtggcagcatcatgctgtggggatgtttttcagcggcagggactgggagactaattagaatcgagggaaagattaacggagcaaagtacagagagaaccttgattaaaacctgctacagagaactcaggacctcagactggggcaacggTTCACCTACCAACAGTACAACAGCCTGAagcccacagccaagacaacggcggagttgcttcgggacaagtctctgaataaccttgagtggcccaagcagagcccgggcttgaacctgatcaaacatctctgaagagacctgaaaatagctgtgcagtgatgctccccatccaacctgacagagctggattcaacctgacagagcttattTCGATATCTAGTTATCTGACTGAATCAGAAATACAGATGTGGAGTAGACATAGAATTTGTTTTAAATTCtcataaaaaaaaatctgaactaATCAAGCAACACTCGTTGCTCTTTATACGTGTTTATATAATATTCTTATTTAATgaagagaaaaaaaatgtttccCTAAACTGCTTTATAATATTATAATtcaatgaagaagaaaaaaaaaattccCTCCTCAACTGCGTCCCTCCTCAACTGCGTTTACTCCCTCCAGACAGCAGATGGCGATATGGGTCTTTCAGGCGATGTTTCTtgtgtgacgtataatctagtggacggaacACTTCTTTAACAACTGCGGCCACCTCGGTAGCTCGCTAGACAACAACTTCTTCTTCAACAAGTTCTTTAGACAATTTCGTGGTTTATTTGCCACTATGATTGAAACATACTTATGTGGAAAAAACTAGCTACCCCATTTAATTTAATATTTACTTTGTTAGTCAACTAGCTGGCTGGTTAAGTTAGCACTAGTCGAGTCGCTAATGCTAACTCGCTAACATCCCCGACTATGAGTTCACTAAGCTACTCTTCTCCTGAtaaagaagaggaggtctgctggacggagaaagaagctctcgtgatcgaggaggaggaagaggaggcttttacaatacaaaaacaagtagagggtgaggctgttaccgtgaaagaagagaaagacgccttcagagtgaaagaggaggatgttactgtgaaagaaaatgccgttactgtgaaagaaaatgCCGTATTTGGAGTGGAGGATGAAGTGAAAGAAGATGAAGACGTTTTTGAAATGACGGATGAAGAGGGGGAGATTACTGTCACAATAGAGGAGGACGAAGAAGAGAAGACTGGAGATCTGATTAACACCAGTAATTACAGTGAGTACTATCTTATAAAACAGGGGCATTGATCTGATTAACACCAGTAAATACAGTGAGTACTATCTTATAAAACAGGGACACAAACTCTGCAGTTGTTGAACTGGTGTGTGATTTTTAAAAGGTCATTCTACTCTTGAATATGTTTTTGTCTTGTCGGAATTGTTCATGACGTCCTCCAGTGATTTTTaacttttcctgttgaaaagtgatatataaatacagtaaagtataaACACACTAAAGGGaaacaaataaatgttttggggAAAATAGTGTTTTTTTTAGACAACTGCAAACTGGAAGGAGTGAGTGATGTCATAGTAAGGCATTCAAGGAGTTGCCTTGATGGGAGTCATCCAATAGGCGACTGATCTTCATGTGAATATTCATTATTCTTTTGAAAATCCTTCctgttctgtcaagttggttgttgattattgctcgaaagccattttcaagtcttgccatagactttcaagacaatttaagtccaaactgtaactaggccacttaggaacattcaatgtcatcttggtaaactcctccagtgtagatttggctttgtggtttaggttattgtcctgttcaTTTTTGTACAGATCTCTGAAATGCACTCTACCTACGTACGTAACATTCAGTGTCTCCTTATATTACTCTGGGAAAACAGTTTTCATGGGCACAGAAATCCTAAATAATTTCAGAGTAAGCAAAAATCCAATGGTTAGTCACCATAAATTTAATGACAACACCCAAATGGATACTGTCATTAACGCGGTTCTTCAATAATTACATATAATACTTAATTCTGTAGCTGTTTAGTTACAGTCACATGTTCAACTATCATCAGCTGATCCAGGAAATCATTTTCTGAATGACAGTCAAATGACAAACATCAACAACCAAAGTGCATCTTCATTCATTACTCTGGTAAAGACAGTTATGCCGTGCTCCGTGTTGGATCCAACATCCATAACAAAttgatgtttataatgtgttaCTGTCTGCTTGATTTACAGTAGGGTCTCGTTAGTCTGTTTGGAAACAAACTAACGATGGATAGGCTATTCTACAAAACACAGAACTATTTCCTTTATTCAGGACATTTAGAATGACAACACACTACAGAGGAGCCTAGTGGGATTATTCACACAATTATCTGGTGATCAGGTTATGAAATGTCATGACAGACATTTTAGTTTCCAGGTTTCACCTGAAATATTAAATTATTTCTAGTcctaggtctatgttgttgttaggtgaagttatgaatCTTACAGTAGGTCTGCTATCGTGAGgggaagttatgggtcctacagtaggtctatgtttttattaggtgaagttatgggtcctacagtaggtctatgttattgGTAGCTGAAGTTATGGGCCAATTCATTAAACACTTAGTGTACAAACCCTCATTGTCAGGCTGATGGCAAAACTAGCCAAAGAgcattttactggttgaagtgTTAAGCAGTTGATTTGAGACAAAAACACAAACATTACATTAAGCAGGAGATTCAAACAAACCTTACAATTATAATCCAAAAGTAGTGTGAAATGCGCTCATAAGCAACCTGTAAATGGAGGCTATTGTTGCTGTCAGCCTATGAGAACTCCCCTGAGTTTTCCCCCACGGTGGTGAATTAGTGAATAGACACAGAGCTTAATGTGAGTTTCCTTGAGTAGCACTCCCGATCTTACGATGATAGTGTAATATTGTCGAAGACTAAAATCTTCGCTCACCATTTTTGCTCCAGGCAGATATACtccatccataactagtggtttcctcattaccagatatactacatccataactagtggtttcctcattaccagatatactagatccataactagtggtttcctcattaccagatatactacatccataactagtggtttcgtcgttaccagatatactacattcATAACTAGTGCTTTCCTcgttaccagatatactacatccataactagtggtttcgtcgttaccagatatactacattcATAACTAGTGCTTTCCTcgttaccagatatactacatccataactagtggtttcctcattagcgGGTAGGTGTTTCTGCAATAAAATTGTGTGTGCAATGCCCTTGTGCTGCAATTTGATTAAACACAGAAAGGGGCCTATATTGGAGACCAAAAGTCGTCTGGCACACTGCTTAGGATTTCAACAACTTTAATAACTTATTTCTAGTTACTACTAATGTGGAAACAAGACAAAATATGACTATTGTTGCTAACTTGACTGTCTTAATTGTCAAATTTAACAGATCTCAATTGTTGAACGACTTCATGGGTATGCTCTGGGCATCACCTTTTATCTCAAATAAACAGTGGATTTCTTCTGTTGTGGTCCTTTAACCATCTGTCTGACTTTGTCATTCACACAGGTGAGAGACGGGACTATGGGGATCCTGGGGATCCTCAACAACATCATGATGCTGACGAGGCAGAGAAAAGTCTCTCCCGACCAGAACTCCTCAAGAAACACCAGCgagtacacacaggagagaaatcctactgctgctctgactgtgggaaaagaTTAAACTCTTCAGTAGACCTTAAAATACATAAAATAATTTACACTGGAGAGAACCCTTatggctgtgatcaatgtggaaagagttttattCGGCTAAACAGCCTGATAGTACATCCgcggacacacacaggagagaaatatTATGGCTGTAATCAATGGGGGAAGAGTTTTACTACACCTAACTATacacaagagaacacacacaggagagaaatcttatgGCTGTGATCAATGTGAGAAGAGTTTTGGTACATCTGGCTGTCTGACAACACACCAGAGAGaaatcttatagctgtgatcaatgtgggaataGTTTTACTACATCTAGCCAGCTGActttacaccagagaacacacacaggacagaatcCTTTTTGCTGTACTCAAAGTGCGAAGAGTTTTTCTACATCTAGCTATCTGAcaatacaccagagaacacacacaggaaagaAATCAATTAGCTGTCGTCAGTGTGGGAAGAGATTCTCTGAtcaaacatcagaaaatacattGTTTCATGATATCAATGAAATAATGTAGAACGTTTTTAATATTGTGGAAGTATTTTAATGAATGTCAGAATGTAGAAcctctaaccagtgatgtacACATTATTCCCAGATTCCGTGTGGTTTTTGAGTTGTTCGTTTTAACAGGACGTGCaacctcatctccctcccctcgGCACAATTGATTTCAACATGATATTGATGAGTGATGACATAAGTTTTGGTTTCCTTTGTTTAGTGACGCCTACATTATTGACTTATTAACTATGATGACCTAcctgggaacagagggttaactgacTTATTAACAATGATCTACtagggaacagagggttaactgacTTATTAACAATGATGTTCtactggggaacagagggttaactgacTTATTAACAATGATGTTCtactggggaacagagggttaacttatttacaataacggcctaccagggaacaaaCTGTTTCTACATATTGCTTATTGATTTGGACAGGTTAAAACTGTGTTTTGACATTGCACTATTCCCATTTAGCAAAATGTAATTCAAAAGAAGACTATGTCTGGTTGTAGCTGAAAGTGAAAGTTGAAAAGATACCTTTTTGGGTCATTTTTTCAATTACTTGAAAACAACTTCATTTCAACGTATTTGCAGCCTAAACAAATGGATGCAGTATAATAAATGGGTCTGTAAATCAATTTTGTTAACAATCTTACATCACTCCAGTATTTCGTTACAACATCCAAGTGCTAATTGTCTTTATTCCACTACTGAAGAAGCATGATTCAAGTCACCTCATATTTCAAACAACCAGCCTGacaaaagatacatgttttattaTTCCATGCCTCACCATTAAGTTAATTATTGCCAATACATATTAACAAAGGGGTGTACATTTGGTTTTGATATTTCATATTTACATTTAGTAATCATAATTATTTATGCAACCAACTGACAATTTTGGGGTATAATTATATTATCCTGCTTTTATAATATCAGGGTTCATTCTCAGATGTGCCAACCCAAATGTACTAGAGCATGACATTGGGGACTGGGCCCCGATCAAATAATATGCCTATCTAGTGAAccctgaaaagagagagaagctcCACAGTGAGGTGGAAAGTTACTACGGATATTGCAGGAGTTTGCTCTTGAAATcagactaatacaatttgatttgagcttCGTTTGGGCTCGTTCCAAAGGgacgagagttctagaagctagtgagttTTAGGATTCTATAGAAAGACAAAggagaaaaataataatactaTTGTATATTACTTGACTGCCCCTGCAACACAGAAACATATTTAGTCATATTATATCAAACACTCAAAGTAATGGATATGGAGCATCTATATTCTCAGTTACACCTGGCACCTAAATGTGACTTTGTCATCCGATCACTGCAAGCAGCATGAGGTTCAGATCTACCAGGATGGGCCTTTGACATAGTCTGGATGCAGTCAGGCCGCCAAATATGCATCAGCAATGTAAAGAGATGTGGGGAAACGTACATTTCATAATATCAAAGAACAAATGTGTCTGTCTGAGGGGAAATTAACTTTCATACAGCCAAAAAGGGTGAGAAATTACACCAATATCAGTGGACAATTTGCACAAATGTAAATAAGAATGGATGGAACATATTCCCTTTAGCTGACGTGATGAACCACTAAGGGGACATAAATATTTACCATCTACACCAtgtgtgacctctcacctctctggCTGTAGAAGTGTTCTTCCTAACCAGTCTCTCAACAACTCTCAGACTGAGCTCCACCCTCACTGGGTATTCAGATGAGAGGCAGGCTAAGAGATGAATGGATCAGTCAGTCAATAAAgtgtagagctgctgtctgacaaaatcccTATTTTAGTAGTTCATTAAAGTAAATGAggctttatgactgctgaataccaactatcaatcacttagatcatgtattttcaggtagagatacatcCTTGAGACATCCCTAGcacattgaagttgacatttaaaatggttacggtaggggttaaggttagggttgaaggTAGAGATGTCCCAAAGATCCCTGATAGCATTGACCATTGTGCATTCTTCTGTCTCTTTTACATATCAGGTGTAAAAGAAACAGACAAGACAAGTAGGTATGCAATGGATTATGGACATTGTAGTTAATTATATTTTATgtgctaaactatgtagaatatcgGCCTGTTGgaaactccctactacatcacacagttcaggctATTTAGCCTATTTAAGTTTATGACTTCTAATGTGTTGAAGGATCTTTTTTAAGGTTGAGAAGTTGATGTGTATGTTTGTTTGGGTGTGCAACTACACACCCTCTCGACAGACAGGCCAAAGGCGCTTGGCCCAATTCAGGGAACCGTTGATCTACTTCACAGGAACTGTGTCTAGAGTGATTTCCTGTTGTTTTGACACCTCACTGGAAGACTAGAATAAATATCTGTTGCTACAGACCGAGACGACTAATTCACAGTTAGTCTGTACCAAGATACCAAGATCACGTGTTTTCTATATGAACGagatacactgctcaaaaaaataaagggaactctaaaataacacatcctagatctgaatgaatgaaatattcttattaaatacttttttctttacatagttgaatgtgctgacaacaaaatcacacaaaattatcaatggaaatcaaatttatcatggaggtctggatttggaggctgatccaactttcatgtaatgtccttaaaacaagtcaaaatgaggctcagtagtgtgtgtggcctccacatgcctgtatgacctccctacaacgcctgggcatgctcctgatgaggtggcggttggtctcctgagggatctcctcccagacctggacgaaagcatctgccaactcctggacagtctgtggtgcaaagtggcgttggtggatggagcgagacatgatgtcccagatgtgctcaattggattcaggtctggggaacgggtgggccagttcatagcatcaatgccttcctcttgcaggaactgctgacacactccagccacttgaggtctagcattgtcttgcattaggaggaacctatggccaaccgcaccagcatatggtctcacaaggggtctgaggatctcatctcggtacctaaaggcagtcaggctacctctggcgagcacatggagggctgtgcggccccccaaagaaatgccaccccacaccatgactgacccaccgccaaacggtcatactggaggatgttgcaggcagcagaacattctccacggcgtctccagactctgtcacatctgtcacgtgctcagtgtgaacctgctttcatatgtgaagagcacagggtgccagtggcgaatttgccaatcttggtgttctctggcaaatgccaaacgtcctgcacggtgttgggctgtaagcacaacccccacctgtggacgtcgggccctcatggagtctgtttctgactgtttgagcagacacatgcacatttgtggcctgctggaggtcattttgcagggctctggcattgctcctccttgcacaaaggcggaggtagcggtcctgctgctgggttgttgccctcctatggcctcctccacatctcctgatgtactggcctgtctcctggcagcgcctccatgctctggacactacgctgacagacacagcaaaccttcttgccacagctcgcattgatgtaccatcctggatgagctgcactacctgagccacttgtgtgggttgtagactccgtctcatgctaccactagagtgaaagcaccgccagcattcaaacgtgaccaaaacatcagccaggaagcataacatcagccaggaagcataggaactgagaattgggagaagtggtctgtggtcaccacctgcagaaccactcctttattgggggtgtcttgcgaattgcctgttgtctattccatttgcacaacagcatgtgacatttattgtcaatcagtgttgcttcctaagtggacagtttgatttcacagaagtgtgattgacttggagttacattgtgttgtttaagtgttccctttatttttttgagcagtgtatgagGTGATTTGAGTCATGCTTCTTCAGTAGTGGAGTAAAGAAAATTAGCACTTGAATATTGTAAAGAAATACTAGAGTAATGTAAGATTGTTAATAAAAATGGATTATACTGCGTCCATGTGTATAGGCTGCAAGTACGTTGAAATAAGTTATCATCAAGTCATTGAAAAAAGacctgaaaatatatattttataaacaattcaaaacatacacacaacaacatcATACAGACATTAACTTGGTCTTTTTTGTTAAATCACATAAATAGTAACTCTTTAAATTCAGAGCCTGGATTTATCCCCTGGggctaaaatataaatatatatatatatcatgcgGAAATCAATTTCTCAAATTGAACAGGGGGGCAAACGTTTAGGGTGCTACATTATAAATTCATTCAAATACTCcaactacaatgttaaaacattctacattgtgacaatATTTCATTGATATCGTGAAACAACTCCTTCATGTATGTATTTTCTGATGCTTGATGAGATATATTTTATGAGTGTACCTCATCATATTGATCATAGctataagatttctctcctgtgtgtgtgtgttatctggtGTGATATCAGGCCTCttgactgagtaaaactcttcccacattgattacagccaaaaggtttctctcctgtgttttAAGGTCTACTGAAGAGgtgaatctcttcccacagtcagagcagcagtgaaGATTCTATCCAGTATGTATTCTCAGGTGTAGTTTAAGTGAATCTGATTTTAAGTAACTCTTCCCAGTCAAAACAGTGgtgaggtttctctcctgtgtgtactcGCTGGTGTATTCTCTTATGTAGTTTAAGTGAATCTGATCTTGAataactcttcccacagtcagagcagtggtGAGATTTCTTCCCTGTGGGTTTCTGCAGGTGTTTCTTgaggtgttctgatctggagagactcttctctgccctgtcagcatcatgatgttgttgaggatccccagaggatccacgatagtcctgtctctctcctgtgtgaacgacAAAGTCAGACAGATGGTTTAAGGCCCAAAACAGCAGAAATCCACTGTTTATTTGAGGTAAAAGGTGACGCCCAGAGCGTACCCATGAAGTTGTACAACTTCTAGCAACAACCAACTCGACAGAACATTAAggatttttaaaagaataatgaaTATTCACATGAAGATCCGTGGCGTATTGGATGACATCACGACTTTCCATCAAGCAACTCCTTGAATGCCTTACTATGACATCACTTACTCCTTCTAGTTTGCAGTTGTCTaaaaaaaacactattttgcTCAAAACATTCATTTGTTTCCCTTTAGTGTGTttatactttactgtatttatatcaCACTTTTCAACAGGAAAGGTTATTTTTAAATAACTGGAGGACGTCATGAACAATTCCGACAGTACAAAAACATATTCAAGTGTAGAATGTCCTTTTAAAAATCACACATTAGTTCAACAACTGCAGAGTTTGTGCCACTGTTTTAAGATAGTACTCACTGTATTTACCGGTTGTTAATCAGATCTCCAGTCTTCTCTTCTTCGTCCTCTAATGAGACAGTAATCGCCCCCTCTATATCCTCCACTCCAAAAACGGcatcttcctctcctttcacagtaacatcttcctcctcctctttcactctgaaggCGTCTTTCGCAtcttctttcactgaaacgtctttctcttcttctttcatggtaacagcctcaccctctacttgtttttgtattgtaacagcctcctcttcctcctccttattcaccagagcttctttctccgtccagcagacctctTCTTTAGCAGGAGGAGAGTAGCTTAGTGAACTCAATCGTCGGGGGTAATAGCTTGTTAGCATTAGCGACTAGACTAGTGCTAA is drawn from Oncorhynchus keta strain PuntledgeMale-10-30-2019 chromosome 37, Oket_V2, whole genome shotgun sequence and contains these coding sequences:
- the LOC118370091 gene encoding cilia- and flagella-associated protein 251-like, translated to MLTSYYPRRLSSLSYSPPAKEEVCWTEKEALVNKEEEEEAVTIQKQVEGEAVTMKEEEKDVSVKEDAKDAFRVKEEEEDVTVKGEEDAVFGVEDIEGAITVSLEDEEEKTGDLINNRRETGLSWILWGSSTTS